One stretch of Syntrophales bacterium DNA includes these proteins:
- a CDS encoding ATP-binding protein has translation MIVFPFTAIVGQEALKKALVINVIDPTIGGLLIMGEKGTAKSTAVRALAELLPEIEVVKDCPFNCDPDGPLCQRCKESIERKGVLERAHKKMRVVELPLGITEDRLVGTLDIEYALKRGEKRFEPGILAEANRNFLYVDEVNLLEDHLVDLLLDSAAMGVNTVEREGVSFSHPSRFILVGTMNPEEGDLRPQLLDRFGLCVRVSSVTDKELRVEILRRRASFDADPETFAKRWEHEQRSLATTIANAKAKLESIVLTNEVLERIVEITSSFNIDGHRADIVIMKASRAIAALYGKSSIEESDIKEAAALALSHRLKRSPFEDVEHSHEKVLSLLAEY, from the coding sequence ATGATAGTTTTTCCTTTTACAGCTATTGTGGGTCAGGAGGCGTTGAAGAAAGCACTGGTCATAAACGTTATTGATCCTACCATTGGTGGTTTGCTGATAATGGGTGAGAAGGGGACAGCCAAGAGTACCGCAGTTCGTGCTCTTGCAGAGTTGCTTCCAGAGATCGAGGTTGTCAAGGACTGTCCCTTCAATTGTGACCCTGATGGTCCATTGTGTCAGAGGTGTAAGGAATCTATAGAAAGAAAAGGGGTGCTCGAGCGGGCACACAAGAAAATGCGGGTTGTGGAATTGCCCCTTGGTATTACGGAAGATAGGCTGGTGGGAACATTGGACATTGAGTATGCCCTGAAAAGAGGGGAGAAGAGATTCGAACCGGGGATTCTTGCTGAGGCCAACAGAAACTTTCTCTACGTGGATGAAGTTAATCTTTTGGAGGACCACCTGGTGGATCTTTTACTCGACTCCGCTGCTATGGGTGTAAACACTGTTGAAAGGGAGGGTGTCTCCTTTTCTCATCCCTCGAGGTTCATCCTTGTGGGGACAATGAATCCTGAGGAGGGCGATCTCCGTCCCCAGCTTCTTGATCGCTTTGGATTGTGTGTCCGAGTCTCGTCTGTAACTGACAAAGAATTACGAGTGGAAATACTCCGACGAAGAGCTTCTTTTGATGCAGATCCGGAGACTTTTGCCAAGCGATGGGAACATGAACAGAGGTCCCTTGCCACAACAATCGCAAATGCTAAAGCTAAACTGGAAAGTATTGTCCTGACGAATGAAGTGCTGGAGAGGATTGTAGAGATCACCTCATCTTTTAACATTGATGGCCATAGAGCGGATATAGTAATAATGAAAGCATCCAGAGCTATTGCTGCCTTATATGGAAAATCATCCATTGAAGAGTCTGATATCAAAGAGGCGGCCGCACTAGCACTGAGTCACAGGTTAAAGCGTTCACCATTTGAGGATGTGGAACACAGTCACGAAAAGGTTTTATCTTTACTAGCGGAGTATTAA
- a CDS encoding ATP-binding cassette domain-containing protein, giving the protein MPKNRTIIELKNLTKTYGELKAIDDVTFTVVQGEIFGLLGPNGAGKTTTIRVMTTLSLPDGGTCKVGGFDVREHPREIRKIIGVVPQENNLDLELTAYENLLIYGMLHGVDNLDQAINEHLKMVDLWERRNQVVSEYSGGMKRRLLLARALLTQPQVIFLDEPSTGLDPQIRRHLWDIVRRTQMDGRTVILTTHYIEEAEALCDRVGIISRGRLIAVDTPSRLKGTVGEYVVEYINGEGKLIQHICRSRDEAHQIAKGIDENVTIRRSNLEDVFIKLTGERIE; this is encoded by the coding sequence ATGCCCAAAAATCGAACGATAATAGAGTTGAAGAACCTTACAAAAACTTACGGGGAGTTGAAAGCTATAGATGATGTTACGTTTACTGTGGTGCAGGGGGAGATTTTTGGGCTTCTAGGACCAAATGGTGCAGGTAAAACCACAACCATTAGAGTCATGACCACACTTAGCCTTCCAGATGGGGGTACGTGCAAAGTTGGTGGGTTTGATGTTAGGGAGCATCCCAGGGAGATTAGAAAGATTATTGGGGTTGTGCCCCAAGAAAACAATCTCGATCTTGAGTTAACGGCGTACGAAAATCTCCTCATTTATGGAATGTTGCATGGTGTAGATAATTTGGATCAGGCGATCAACGAGCATCTTAAGATGGTGGATCTCTGGGAGAGAAGGAATCAGGTAGTTTCGGAGTATTCTGGTGGTATGAAGAGACGGTTGCTTTTAGCTAGAGCCCTTCTTACCCAACCACAGGTTATATTTCTCGATGAACCATCCACGGGGTTAGATCCTCAGATAAGACGTCACCTCTGGGATATAGTGAGGAGAACGCAAATGGATGGGCGGACCGTGATTCTAACAACCCATTACATTGAAGAGGCTGAGGCTCTCTGTGATAGGGTGGGTATTATATCTCGGGGGCGTTTAATCGCGGTGGATACCCCTTCGCGTTTGAAGGGTACGGTGGGGGAATACGTTGTGGAATACATAAACGGGGAGGGGAAGCTTATACAACATATATGCAGAAGTCGTGATGAGGCACACCAAATTGCAAAAGGTATAGATGAAAACGTGACGATCCGCAGGTCGAATCTGGAAGACGTGTTTATAAAATTAACGGGTGAGAGGATAGAGTGA
- a CDS encoding ABC transporter permease, with protein sequence MIRAEWYPVFLKEMLHFKRKLLKLGYLFSAMIVPLIYLVAFGFGLGRNVQIGDGDYLAFLLPGLVAMSSMYNSYAWIASSLNINRLYFRTFQIFIQAPISPSSIMIGEVLAGMVKGIFASSLIIIAGILASSHFSITMPLLISLFVNCFLFSSLGVVVGMRTKSHEETATYSNLFIMPMAFFSGTFFPINELPFVLKSFIYLLPLTHTSILIRKTIFDGEGLVSLLVLTIYATLLFLWGSRLIARYNE encoded by the coding sequence GTGATTAGGGCAGAGTGGTATCCTGTTTTTTTGAAGGAAATGTTGCACTTTAAAAGAAAACTCCTGAAGTTGGGATATCTCTTTTCAGCTATGATTGTTCCTCTTATATACCTTGTGGCCTTTGGTTTCGGATTGGGACGGAACGTTCAGATCGGTGATGGTGATTATCTAGCCTTTTTACTGCCTGGATTGGTTGCTATGAGTTCTATGTACAATTCTTATGCGTGGATCGCCAGTTCTCTGAATATTAACAGACTGTACTTTAGGACGTTCCAGATTTTCATCCAGGCTCCAATTTCTCCATCTTCCATTATGATAGGAGAAGTTCTAGCAGGAATGGTAAAGGGGATCTTTGCCTCATCTCTTATCATCATTGCTGGAATACTCGCATCTTCTCATTTTTCCATAACCATGCCACTGCTCATTTCACTGTTTGTAAACTGTTTTCTCTTCTCGAGCCTGGGTGTTGTCGTTGGTATGCGCACGAAATCCCATGAAGAGACAGCGACTTATTCAAATTTATTCATCATGCCTATGGCTTTTTTTAGCGGAACATTTTTCCCCATAAATGAGCTCCCATTTGTGTTGAAGTCATTTATATACCTCTTGCCTCTTACCCATACGAGTATCCTCATAAGAAAGACGATTTTCGATGGAGAGGGTCTTGTTTCGCTTCTTGTACTTACGATTTACGCGACTCTTTTGTTCCTGTGGGGATCCCGTTTGATTGCAAGATACAACGAATAA
- the cobN gene encoding cobaltochelatase subunit CobN gives MKIFAISWSSYLPLMKRAAEVLGIDLLSYSTKVLSTAPEIVKKIQAEMLDADLILLYRTNDPFWGELEDTLSAAKKSIPVVVTGSDPTFMALSNVSTEIAFTVYRYLIFNGFENIQNMFCYLLSQLFQKDLPFSEPVEIPWEGIHHPRIDGIFEDTESFLRFYQQHLLFTPKAFVGLLYPRTNWVTGNMEVEKAFIESMEKLNFGVVPVFLYSLKDDSLGNLSGRDVVERFFLKDGRPIVEGVVKLTSFFLGSGKGDEDISGAKGGVDIFKQLNIPLFNPVISYYRSKKEWLEDPEGLGVQVAWSIALPEFEGVIEPLVIGAVQSISGSDGDIYAPFNERIERMAQRVARWLELRKKPNSEKKVAFILHNNPCASLEGTVGGGAHLDTLESVVVIMRRMKEQGYDVIPPESGSALIEEIMEKKAISEFRWTTVEEIVDKGGVLDFVDREQYEEWFEELQESSRERMCAAWGDPPGTSMVYEGKILITGVRFGNVVICVQPKRGCAGARCDGEVCKILHDPSVPPPHHYVATYRWLSRIFKTDVIVHVGTHGNLEFLPGKSSGLSQMCFPDIAVDSMPHLYIYNADNPAEGTVAKRRSYAVIVDHMQTVLVKGELYGEMEELERLLEEYRRYEVQEPAKAHTIAHMIHDKAKQLNLLEEEIETGERTHNNFQELHERLSLMKSTFFPEGMHVFGEVPCGEKLADFVYSIIRFDDSSDAPKSVLRDIIARQGLLGEDALEEKIDECLRDLCRNFVLGRTSLRTQLEELYTIKKEDHIRLAKVEERIKEVIVRIEASDEIGSFLNGLSGGYIEPGPSGLITRGRSDVLPTGRNFYSLDPRRIPTPSAWLIGIKLAEKTVERFFKSEGRYPENIAFYWQCSDIMWSGGEGMAMMMYLMGVKPVWDKSGRVKGFEVIPLSEIGRPRIDVTVRVSGITRDNFPGCIELLDEIVQHVASLDELPEWNFVKKHTFEKIRKESAQSHDHHSVISDELFRKYTYRIFASMPGTYQAGTQLAVYASAWRSEADLAEVFVRWNGYAYGKGVFGTPAHEGLRGALRTVEVTFNKAVTDEYDLTSCCGYFGTHGGMINATRVLTGKDVKNFYGDTREPNRVTVRTLAEEIQRIARAKILNPRWIESMKRHGYKGASEISKRVGRLYGWQATAKEVDGTIFDDIARTFVMNEENRRFFAESNPWALEEMARRLLEATERGLWTPSPDVEGALREIYMEIEGFLEERMENVRGDFQGGNIDIYTVADASKWREEWEESK, from the coding sequence ATGAAAATCTTTGCGATAAGCTGGTCAAGTTACCTTCCCCTTATGAAACGCGCAGCAGAAGTTCTGGGAATTGATCTTCTTTCTTATTCCACTAAAGTGCTGAGCACAGCTCCCGAAATAGTAAAGAAAATCCAGGCGGAGATGCTCGATGCAGATCTCATATTGCTTTACAGAACAAATGATCCCTTCTGGGGGGAATTGGAGGATACGCTTAGTGCTGCAAAAAAAAGTATCCCTGTAGTCGTGACGGGCAGTGATCCAACTTTTATGGCTTTGTCAAATGTGTCTACTGAGATCGCTTTTACCGTTTACCGCTATTTGATCTTTAACGGTTTTGAGAATATCCAGAACATGTTCTGTTATCTCCTCTCCCAGCTTTTTCAAAAGGACTTACCATTTTCAGAACCTGTGGAAATACCCTGGGAGGGTATTCATCACCCTCGGATTGATGGGATATTTGAAGATACCGAGTCATTTCTCCGTTTTTATCAACAACACCTTTTGTTCACCCCAAAGGCTTTTGTTGGTCTTCTCTATCCGCGGACCAACTGGGTCACTGGGAATATGGAGGTGGAGAAGGCTTTTATAGAGTCGATGGAAAAGCTTAACTTTGGTGTTGTTCCCGTTTTTCTTTATTCATTGAAGGATGATTCTTTGGGGAATTTAAGCGGAAGAGATGTTGTGGAGAGGTTTTTTCTGAAGGATGGCAGGCCAATTGTGGAAGGTGTTGTTAAATTAACATCTTTCTTTTTGGGGTCCGGTAAAGGGGATGAAGATATTTCGGGTGCGAAAGGAGGGGTCGATATATTCAAGCAGTTGAACATTCCGCTGTTTAATCCTGTGATTTCTTATTACCGGAGTAAAAAGGAATGGCTTGAGGACCCCGAAGGGTTAGGTGTGCAGGTAGCGTGGAGCATAGCCTTGCCGGAGTTTGAGGGTGTAATTGAACCTTTGGTGATCGGTGCGGTGCAAAGTATTTCCGGTTCGGATGGTGATATCTACGCTCCCTTTAATGAAAGGATAGAGCGTATGGCTCAGCGCGTTGCCCGATGGTTAGAGCTGAGGAAGAAGCCAAATAGTGAGAAGAAGGTAGCTTTTATCCTTCACAACAATCCCTGTGCTTCTCTGGAAGGTACGGTAGGAGGTGGGGCGCACCTTGATACACTGGAGAGTGTTGTTGTTATTATGCGGCGGATGAAGGAGCAGGGTTACGATGTGATACCACCGGAAAGTGGAAGTGCTCTAATTGAGGAAATAATGGAAAAAAAAGCTATTTCTGAGTTCCGATGGACGACGGTTGAGGAGATAGTGGATAAGGGGGGCGTATTAGATTTCGTTGATAGGGAGCAGTACGAGGAATGGTTTGAAGAACTTCAGGAAAGTAGTCGCGAGAGGATGTGTGCCGCTTGGGGGGATCCTCCGGGCACGTCTATGGTGTATGAGGGGAAGATACTGATTACGGGTGTGAGGTTTGGGAATGTTGTAATTTGTGTTCAACCAAAGAGAGGTTGTGCTGGGGCACGTTGTGATGGTGAGGTTTGTAAGATCCTTCATGATCCTTCTGTGCCACCCCCTCATCATTACGTTGCTACGTACAGATGGTTATCCAGGATTTTCAAAACCGATGTTATAGTCCATGTAGGTACACATGGAAATTTGGAGTTTTTACCGGGAAAATCTTCCGGTCTCTCGCAGATGTGTTTCCCTGATATTGCTGTAGATTCTATGCCTCATCTTTACATATACAATGCGGATAATCCAGCTGAAGGAACGGTGGCCAAGAGGAGGAGCTACGCTGTTATAGTGGACCATATGCAGACGGTGTTGGTTAAAGGAGAACTATATGGAGAAATGGAGGAACTGGAAAGATTGCTGGAAGAATACAGGAGGTATGAGGTCCAAGAACCTGCAAAGGCCCATACAATAGCACATATGATCCATGATAAAGCCAAACAGCTAAATTTGTTGGAGGAAGAGATAGAAACTGGAGAGAGAACCCATAACAATTTCCAGGAACTTCATGAAAGACTTTCCTTAATGAAGAGCACCTTTTTCCCAGAAGGAATGCACGTATTCGGAGAGGTCCCTTGTGGGGAAAAATTAGCGGATTTTGTTTATTCTATCATTCGTTTCGATGATTCTTCCGATGCCCCCAAGAGCGTGTTAAGGGACATAATAGCCCGACAAGGACTCTTGGGTGAAGATGCTCTGGAGGAAAAAATTGATGAATGTTTAAGGGACCTTTGCCGTAATTTTGTTTTAGGAAGAACATCCTTAAGGACTCAACTTGAGGAACTTTACACCATAAAAAAGGAGGATCACATTCGGCTTGCAAAAGTAGAGGAGAGAATAAAAGAGGTTATTGTCCGTATAGAAGCTTCTGATGAGATTGGTTCATTCCTAAATGGCCTAAGCGGTGGCTATATAGAGCCGGGTCCTTCAGGCTTAATCACACGGGGCAGGAGCGATGTGCTGCCTACTGGACGTAATTTTTACTCCCTTGATCCCCGAAGAATCCCCACGCCATCAGCTTGGCTGATTGGAATAAAATTGGCGGAGAAAACAGTTGAGAGATTTTTTAAATCGGAGGGGAGGTATCCAGAGAACATCGCTTTTTATTGGCAGTGTAGTGACATTATGTGGTCTGGTGGAGAAGGAATGGCAATGATGATGTATCTCATGGGGGTAAAACCTGTGTGGGACAAAAGTGGAAGGGTAAAGGGGTTCGAAGTGATACCACTGTCAGAGATTGGTAGACCCAGGATTGACGTAACGGTGAGAGTGTCGGGAATAACGAGGGATAACTTCCCTGGATGTATTGAGCTTTTAGACGAAATCGTGCAGCATGTGGCTTCTCTTGATGAGTTGCCGGAATGGAATTTTGTGAAGAAACACACTTTTGAAAAGATCAGGAAAGAAAGTGCTCAGAGCCATGATCATCATTCGGTTATTTCTGATGAGCTTTTTCGCAAATATACTTATCGGATATTTGCCAGTATGCCAGGAACCTATCAAGCGGGGACACAACTTGCTGTTTATGCATCTGCATGGAGATCGGAGGCTGATCTTGCAGAAGTTTTTGTTAGGTGGAACGGTTATGCGTATGGGAAAGGGGTTTTTGGGACCCCAGCTCATGAGGGTTTAAGAGGTGCTTTAAGAACCGTGGAAGTTACCTTCAATAAGGCAGTGACTGACGAATATGATTTGACAAGTTGCTGTGGGTATTTTGGAACTCATGGTGGAATGATCAATGCCACAAGGGTTTTAACAGGTAAAGATGTTAAAAATTTTTACGGTGATACGAGGGAACCGAACCGTGTAACAGTGAGAACACTTGCCGAGGAGATACAGAGGATAGCGAGGGCTAAGATTCTCAATCCTCGATGGATTGAAAGCATGAAGAGGCACGGTTACAAAGGAGCAAGTGAAATAAGCAAAAGGGTTGGTAGATTGTACGGTTGGCAGGCAACGGCTAAAGAGGTGGACGGAACGATTTTTGACGATATCGCACGGACCTTCGTTATGAATGAAGAAAATAGAAGGTTTTTTGCGGAGAGTAACCCATGGGCCTTAGAAGAAATGGCCCGAAGATTGTTGGAAGCTACAGAAAGGGGACTCTGGACACCTTCTCCTGACGTTGAGGGAGCTTTGAGGGAAATCTACATGGAGATCGAGGGTTTTTTGGAGGAGCGGATGGAAAATGTCCGTGGCGATTTTCAGGGAGGTAACATAGATATCTATACTGTAGCTGATGCGTCAAAATGGAGAGAAGAATGGGAGGAAAGTAAATGA
- a CDS encoding AAA family ATPase codes for MLISSFVGHENAKLALVLNAIDKNCGGVLFVGGRGCGKSTLARQVRNLLQDGMPYVELPLNVTIESLVGSLDIEASIKSGAKVVQKGVLDRAAGGILYIDDINLLPPEILSVLLKKQGMSLSLSEDSPPFSDFIVVATMNPDEGELSPHLLDRFGMCVFFVSHPDFEERADVLRRFLDNDPPDGDEELRRRIANARLGLSDIRISERIMEYIVDLCVTNKIEGHRGEIFLLYASRAFAAFTGATEVSKEHVDVVSPFVFAHRKSCFDEDHLVHEAVQKMGNGSADHERHHDHSEWRDRGEKYSNVGEKGDCCANVRYIGETRSKEHVFEIGSSFKVRRFLLKKDRIIRRGGGRRTKTISRGASGRYIRSVLRRNGDIAFDATIRAAAPFQILRGRKDKIILRDEDLRFKQREKRTGHLVVFVVDGSGSMGVNKRMIETKGAIQSLLLDCYQKRDKVALVLFRKDSAEVVLPPTSSVEMAYKRLKGLPVGGKTPLSAGLLETYNLVKKMTLKTPYMRFLVVLITDGRANHSISGIPVWEELKRLSFYLKKLPSTDYIVIDTEDKRNFLKTDLAARMAYLLDADYYNFDTLKAEYLVEIVQGKKREMCEMV; via the coding sequence ATGCTAATTTCAAGTTTTGTTGGTCATGAAAATGCAAAGCTCGCTTTGGTTCTTAATGCCATTGATAAGAACTGTGGTGGTGTGCTCTTTGTTGGGGGAAGAGGCTGTGGCAAATCCACCTTGGCAAGGCAGGTCAGGAATCTTTTGCAGGATGGGATGCCGTATGTGGAGCTCCCTTTAAACGTTACAATAGAATCCCTCGTAGGGAGCTTAGATATTGAAGCGAGCATCAAAAGTGGAGCGAAGGTGGTCCAGAAGGGGGTACTGGATCGTGCTGCGGGTGGAATTCTGTATATAGATGATATAAACCTTCTCCCTCCGGAAATATTAAGTGTGCTGTTAAAAAAACAGGGTATGAGTTTATCTCTCTCAGAAGATTCCCCTCCTTTTAGTGATTTTATTGTTGTAGCTACCATGAACCCAGATGAGGGAGAGCTTTCACCCCACCTCCTTGATCGTTTCGGCATGTGTGTATTTTTTGTTTCTCACCCTGATTTTGAAGAGAGGGCAGATGTGTTGCGTAGGTTTTTGGACAATGATCCGCCTGACGGTGATGAAGAGCTAAGACGTAGGATCGCAAATGCCCGTTTGGGGCTCAGTGATATTCGTATTTCAGAGCGGATTATGGAGTACATAGTTGATTTGTGTGTAACAAATAAAATTGAGGGACACAGAGGCGAAATTTTTCTGTTATACGCTTCCCGCGCCTTTGCTGCCTTTACCGGTGCCACCGAAGTGTCTAAGGAGCATGTGGATGTGGTTTCTCCTTTTGTTTTTGCTCATAGGAAGTCATGTTTTGATGAAGATCATCTTGTGCATGAAGCTGTACAAAAAATGGGGAATGGTTCTGCTGATCATGAACGCCATCATGACCATTCTGAGTGGCGAGATAGAGGGGAGAAGTACTCTAATGTAGGAGAGAAAGGAGATTGCTGTGCTAATGTCCGTTACATTGGGGAGACTAGGTCAAAGGAACACGTTTTCGAAATAGGATCTTCATTTAAGGTTCGCCGTTTTTTACTAAAGAAAGATAGGATTATCCGCCGTGGAGGAGGTAGAAGAACCAAGACGATAAGCCGGGGCGCATCCGGTAGATATATACGTAGTGTATTGAGAAGAAACGGTGATATTGCTTTTGATGCTACGATCCGTGCGGCGGCACCATTTCAGATCTTACGGGGAAGAAAGGACAAGATAATTCTCCGAGATGAGGATTTGAGGTTCAAACAGAGAGAGAAGAGAACAGGACACCTTGTTGTATTTGTTGTTGATGGTTCCGGTTCTATGGGTGTTAATAAAAGAATGATAGAGACGAAAGGAGCTATACAGTCATTGCTTCTCGATTGCTATCAGAAGAGGGACAAGGTTGCTCTGGTACTTTTTCGCAAAGATAGTGCGGAAGTGGTACTTCCTCCCACATCCAGTGTGGAAATGGCGTATAAAAGATTGAAAGGATTGCCTGTGGGAGGGAAAACTCCACTGTCTGCTGGTCTTTTGGAAACGTATAACCTTGTAAAAAAGATGACTTTAAAAACACCTTATATGAGGTTCTTGGTTGTACTCATCACTGACGGGCGGGCTAACCACAGCATATCGGGTATTCCTGTCTGGGAAGAGTTAAAGAGGTTGTCCTTTTATCTCAAAAAACTACCGTCAACGGACTACATCGTTATAGATACAGAAGATAAGAGAAATTTTCTTAAAACCGACTTGGCTGCAAGGATGGCTTATCTTCTCGATGCGGATTATTATAACTTTGATACCTTAAAGGCGGAATACCTCGTGGAGATTGTTCAGGGGAAAAAGAGAGAAATGTGCGAAATGGTGTGA
- a CDS encoding iron ABC transporter permease: MRPRRSLYFIILLSPLFVGILSLFVGSYDIAVTDVLRFFVRAILNPSGSFDSAEWVVVFDIRLCRILLAGIVGVVLAATGATFQGLFRNPLVDPYILGISAGAAFGCAISIGFLPYYTTSLFAFSFGILAVLLTCWISQWGHESRLTMVLSGVVVSAFFTALVSIVKFLVDPAKLQNIVYWLMGSFSLAEWKSVFIVGLTSLLGLTPIYLMRWRLNVISMGEEARAMGVDIKRDRAIFITASTLAVSTAVSASGIIGWVGLMVPHLVRMISGPDHRLLIPLSMSGGAAFLITADTIARVLTAYDLPVGLVTAITGAPFFVYLLKKGGRESWGR, encoded by the coding sequence TTGAGACCTAGAAGATCTCTATACTTTATCATTCTGCTTTCCCCATTATTTGTGGGGATTTTATCTCTGTTTGTCGGTTCGTATGACATTGCAGTTACGGATGTTCTCCGTTTTTTTGTCCGCGCAATTCTTAATCCAAGTGGAAGTTTCGACAGCGCTGAATGGGTGGTAGTATTTGATATCCGCCTGTGTAGGATCCTCCTCGCAGGAATTGTAGGTGTTGTACTGGCAGCCACAGGTGCTACATTTCAGGGTTTGTTTCGTAATCCCCTTGTGGATCCTTACATTCTGGGCATTTCCGCTGGGGCAGCGTTTGGTTGCGCCATTTCCATCGGTTTTTTGCCTTACTATACGACATCGCTTTTTGCTTTTTCCTTCGGAATTCTGGCGGTTTTGCTCACGTGCTGGATATCTCAATGGGGGCATGAAAGTCGTTTAACAATGGTACTTTCTGGAGTAGTGGTTTCAGCTTTTTTTACCGCTTTAGTGTCCATCGTTAAATTCCTCGTGGATCCCGCAAAGCTTCAGAACATAGTATATTGGTTGATGGGTAGTTTTTCCCTTGCGGAGTGGAAGTCTGTTTTTATTGTGGGTCTCACTTCTCTTTTGGGTTTGACTCCTATCTACCTAATGAGATGGCGTCTGAATGTGATAAGCATGGGTGAGGAAGCTAGGGCGATGGGGGTAGATATCAAGAGAGACAGGGCTATTTTCATCACAGCGTCCACCTTAGCGGTGAGCACTGCCGTGTCGGCAAGCGGCATAATTGGTTGGGTTGGACTTATGGTGCCACATCTCGTTAGGATGATTTCCGGTCCCGATCATAGATTACTGATACCTCTTTCTATGTCTGGTGGAGCGGCGTTTCTCATAACTGCTGATACGATAGCGAGAGTCCTTACCGCTTACGATCTTCCTGTGGGTTTGGTGACGGCTATTACTGGAGCCCCCTTTTTTGTTTACCTACTCAAAAAGGGGGGAAGGGAAAGCTGGGGGAGGTAA
- a CDS encoding thioredoxin family protein, whose protein sequence is MEIKIFGPGCARCGAVEKMVKEVLEETRTEATITKVKDVKEYAKHGVLSTPAVMVNGKVKSMGKIPTKEEIASWLKEQ, encoded by the coding sequence ATGGAAATAAAGATTTTTGGGCCAGGATGTGCCCGTTGTGGGGCTGTTGAAAAAATGGTCAAGGAGGTCCTAGAGGAGACAAGAACAGAGGCCACTATAACGAAGGTAAAGGATGTTAAAGAGTACGCGAAACACGGGGTTCTCTCCACTCCAGCCGTTATGGTGAACGGAAAAGTGAAATCTATGGGTAAGATTCCAACGAAAGAAGAGATAGCCTCGTGGTTAAAAGAACAGTGA
- a CDS encoding ABC transporter ATP-binding protein — MLEVRDLYYAHHSLGKEVLQGVSFAVSKGLVTAILGPNGSGKTTLLKCLTGLWSASRGQIMVNGNDVSALSVTERARIFAAVPQDHVPPFPYTVLEVVLMGRAPYISPFALPSPQDYGIAERTLQTLGIVPLKDRPYTAVSGGERQLVLIARALAQEAPCLLLDEPTAHLDFRHQVLVLNTLRKLVIERQLIALMTLHDPNLALQFSDYVVLMDDGKVVNQGPPDEIITEKNIKEIYKVSCSIFAVNGQRFLCPKIER, encoded by the coding sequence ATGTTGGAAGTTAGAGACCTTTATTATGCACATCACTCACTCGGAAAAGAGGTGCTACAAGGGGTGTCCTTTGCCGTGAGTAAGGGATTGGTAACTGCCATTTTGGGACCCAATGGATCAGGAAAAACCACTCTTCTTAAATGTTTAACGGGTTTATGGTCTGCCTCTAGGGGCCAGATAATGGTGAATGGGAATGATGTGTCGGCTCTTTCTGTTACTGAAAGGGCGCGGATTTTTGCAGCGGTTCCCCAAGATCATGTGCCGCCTTTCCCTTACACAGTACTTGAGGTTGTACTGATGGGAAGAGCACCCTATATATCTCCATTTGCCCTTCCATCTCCTCAGGATTATGGAATTGCGGAGAGAACATTGCAGACCCTTGGGATTGTTCCCCTGAAGGACAGGCCTTACACAGCTGTAAGTGGAGGGGAAAGACAGCTCGTTTTAATAGCCCGTGCGTTGGCCCAGGAGGCTCCATGTTTGCTACTGGATGAACCAACGGCCCATCTCGATTTTCGTCATCAGGTGCTGGTTTTGAACACCTTGAGAAAGCTCGTTATCGAAAGGCAACTCATTGCTCTAATGACACTCCACGATCCCAATTTGGCTCTTCAGTTTTCCGATTATGTGGTTTTGATGGACGACGGTAAAGTTGTAAATCAAGGACCACCCGATGAGATAATAACAGAGAAAAATATAAAGGAAATATACAAGGTCAGCTGTAGTATTTTTGCCGTAAATGGACAGAGGTTCTTATGCCCAAAAATCGAACGATAA